In Streptomyces chartreusis NRRL 3882, the following are encoded in one genomic region:
- the purN gene encoding phosphoribosylglycinamide formyltransferase, protein MAAKPVAQRAKRLVVLVSGSGTNLQALLDEIDAAGAQAYGAEIVAVGADREGIEGLARAERAGLPTFVCKVKDHGSREEWDAALAEAVAAFEPDLVVSAGFMKIVGKEFLARFGGRFVNTHPALLPSFPGAHGVRDALAYGAKVTGCTVHFVDDGVDTGPIIAQGVVEVRDEDDESALHERIKEVERRLLVEVVGRLARNGYRIEGRKVVIQ, encoded by the coding sequence GTGGCCGCCAAGCCCGTGGCCCAGCGCGCCAAGCGCCTCGTCGTGCTGGTCTCCGGATCCGGAACCAACCTTCAGGCGCTCCTCGACGAGATCGACGCCGCCGGTGCGCAGGCGTACGGGGCCGAGATCGTGGCCGTCGGCGCCGACCGCGAGGGCATCGAGGGGCTGGCCCGCGCCGAACGCGCCGGGCTGCCGACCTTCGTGTGCAAGGTCAAGGACCACGGCAGCCGCGAGGAGTGGGACGCCGCGCTCGCCGAGGCCGTCGCCGCCTTCGAGCCCGACCTCGTGGTCTCCGCCGGGTTCATGAAGATCGTCGGCAAGGAGTTCCTCGCGCGGTTCGGCGGGCGGTTCGTCAACACGCACCCGGCACTGCTGCCCAGTTTCCCGGGGGCCCACGGCGTACGGGACGCGCTCGCGTACGGCGCCAAGGTCACCGGCTGCACCGTCCACTTCGTCGACGACGGCGTCGACACCGGCCCGATCATCGCCCAGGGCGTGGTCGAGGTCCGGGACGAGGACGACGAGAGCGCTCTGCACGAGCGCATCAAGGAAGTCGAGCGAAGGCTGCTCGTCGAGGTCGTGGGGCGCCTCGCCCGCAACGGCTATCGCATTGAGGGACGAAAGGTAGTTATCCAGTGA
- a CDS encoding helix-turn-helix domain-containing protein: MTQSPAIPLPPPKERRRLREAASMTRAQLASQVGVTSETVRGWETGRSTPRGRKGEKYAKLLNSLGTEAEVTPPHAERGGDAASDLSRPSASDHDRASGRNRGRTSGTDQDRTTVGHRSRTSAIEHSRDPGSVHSRAPAAGHRHTTVADHRHTTAVAVADRSHSTVTDRRPGPDRATALRRPDDVTAALSPEQAFDALYAFCAPALVRQTYLLTGRRELARESVERAFHIAWQRWPEVARDPDPAGWVRAVAYDCALSPWHRFRPRHRYPEPPPPDAVDRALLETLLKLPPSYRRTLLLYDGVGLGLPETAAETEASSRAAANRLMHAREAVAERLPELADPEVLHWRLVGLASIERLRAAKPLVVRRAGERRARLWTRAAIAFTITLIAVTALTARTAPARYEPPVPQGETVQDVPPPAAPGPLSESERELRAKLREEEQRGAGRLMPQPR, from the coding sequence GTGACACAGAGCCCAGCCATCCCGCTCCCGCCGCCCAAGGAACGCCGACGCCTGCGCGAGGCCGCCTCGATGACGCGGGCTCAACTGGCTTCCCAGGTGGGCGTCACCAGCGAGACGGTGCGCGGGTGGGAGACCGGCCGCTCGACGCCGCGCGGCCGGAAAGGGGAGAAGTACGCGAAGCTGCTGAACTCACTCGGGACGGAGGCGGAAGTGACACCGCCTCATGCGGAGCGCGGGGGCGACGCCGCGAGCGATCTGAGCCGCCCCTCGGCCTCAGACCACGACCGCGCCTCCGGCAGGAACCGGGGCCGCACCTCCGGCACGGACCAGGACCGCACCACCGTCGGCCACCGCAGCCGCACCTCGGCCATCGAACACAGCCGCGACCCCGGCAGCGTTCACAGCCGCGCCCCCGCCGCCGGCCATCGCCACACCACCGTCGCCGACCACCGCCACACCACTGCCGTCGCCGTCGCCGACCGCAGCCACTCCACCGTCACCGACCGGCGCCCCGGCCCCGACCGGGCAACGGCCCTGCGGCGGCCGGACGATGTGACCGCTGCGCTGAGCCCCGAGCAGGCCTTCGACGCGCTGTACGCGTTCTGCGCGCCCGCGCTCGTCCGGCAGACCTACCTTCTGACCGGCCGCCGCGAACTGGCGCGGGAGTCGGTCGAGCGGGCCTTCCACATCGCCTGGCAGCGCTGGCCGGAGGTGGCCCGCGACCCCGACCCGGCGGGCTGGGTGCGGGCGGTGGCCTACGACTGCGCCCTCTCTCCGTGGCACCGGTTCCGTCCTCGCCACCGGTATCCCGAGCCGCCGCCCCCCGACGCGGTCGACCGCGCGCTGCTGGAGACGCTGCTGAAACTGCCGCCCTCGTACCGCCGCACGCTGCTGCTGTACGACGGTGTCGGTCTCGGCCTGCCGGAGACGGCGGCGGAGACGGAGGCGAGCAGCCGCGCGGCCGCGAACCGGCTGATGCACGCGCGGGAGGCGGTCGCCGAGCGGCTGCCGGAGCTGGCGGACCCGGAGGTGCTCCACTGGCGGCTGGTCGGACTGGCCTCCATCGAGCGGCTGCGGGCCGCCAAACCACTGGTGGTGCGCCGGGCCGGGGAACGCCGGGCGCGTTTGTGGACCCGGGCAGCCATCGCCTTCACGATCACCCTGATCGCAGTCACGGCCCTCACCGCCCGCACGGCCCCCGCCCGCTACGAGCCACCGGTGCCGCAGGGCGAGACCGTCCAGGACGTGCCGCCACCGGCCGCGCCCGGGCCCCTGTCGGAGTCGGAGCGGGAGCTGCGGGCGAAGCTGCGCGAGGAGGAGCAGCGAGGGGCGGGCCGGCTGATGCCGCAGCCTCGGTAG
- the sucD gene encoding succinate--CoA ligase subunit alpha, with the protein MAIFLNKDSKVIVQGMTGATGMKHTKLMLADGTNIVGGVNPRKAGTSVDIDGNEIPVFGTVAEAIEKTGANVSVLFVPPAFAKAAVVEAIDAEIPLAVVITEGIAVHDSAAFYAYAVSKGNKTRIIGPNCPGLITPGQSNAGIIPGDITKPGRIGLVSKSGTLTYQMMYELRDIGFSSAVGIGGDPVIGTTHIDALAAFEADPDTDLIVMIGEIGGDAEERAAAFIKENVKKPVVGYVAGFTAPEGKTMGHAGAIVSGSSGTAAAKKEALEAAGVKVGKTPTETAKLARAILAG; encoded by the coding sequence ATGGCTATCTTCCTCAACAAGGACAGCAAGGTCATCGTCCAGGGCATGACCGGTGCCACGGGCATGAAGCACACCAAGCTCATGCTGGCCGACGGCACCAACATCGTCGGCGGCGTGAACCCCCGTAAGGCGGGCACGTCGGTCGACATCGACGGCAACGAGATCCCGGTCTTCGGCACGGTCGCCGAGGCGATCGAGAAGACGGGCGCGAACGTATCCGTCCTCTTCGTCCCGCCGGCCTTCGCCAAGGCCGCCGTCGTCGAGGCCATCGACGCCGAGATCCCGCTCGCGGTCGTCATCACCGAGGGCATCGCCGTCCACGACTCGGCCGCGTTCTACGCCTACGCCGTGTCCAAGGGCAACAAGACCCGCATCATCGGCCCGAACTGCCCCGGCCTCATCACGCCGGGCCAGTCCAACGCCGGCATCATCCCGGGCGACATCACCAAGCCGGGCCGCATCGGCCTGGTGTCGAAGTCCGGCACGCTGACGTACCAGATGATGTACGAGCTGCGGGACATCGGCTTCTCCTCCGCCGTCGGCATCGGTGGCGACCCGGTCATCGGGACGACCCACATCGACGCCCTCGCCGCGTTCGAGGCCGACCCCGACACCGACCTGATCGTGATGATCGGTGAGATCGGCGGCGACGCCGAGGAGCGGGCCGCGGCCTTCATCAAGGAGAACGTGAAGAAGCCGGTCGTCGGCTACGTCGCGGGCTTCACCGCGCCCGAGGGCAAGACCATGGGCCACGCCGGCGCCATCGTCTCCGGCTCCTCCGGCACGGCCGCCGCGAAGAAGGAGGCCCTCGAGGCCGCCGGCGTCAAGGTCGGCAAGACGCCGACCGAGACGGCGAAGCTGGCGCGCGCGATCCTCGCCGGCTGA
- the purH gene encoding bifunctional phosphoribosylaminoimidazolecarboxamide formyltransferase/IMP cyclohydrolase, with protein sequence MTAESNKRPLRRALVSVYDKTGLEELARGLHEAGVELVSTGSTAAKIAAAGVPVTKVEELTGFPECLDGRVKTLHPRVHAGILADLRLEDHQRQLAELGVEPFDLVVVNLYPFRETVASGASPDECVEQIDIGGPSMVRAAAKNHPSVAVVTSPARYADVLEAVRGGGFDLATRKRLAAEAFQHTAAYDVAVASWFASSYAPVDESQFPDFLGATWEREHTLRYGENPHQPAALYVSGTGGLAEAEQLHGKEMSYNNYTDTDAARRAAYDHAEPCVAIIKHANPCGIAVGADVAEAHRKAHACDPLSAFGGVIAVNRPVSKEMAEQVAEIFTEVIVAPDYEDGALEALTKKKNIRVLRCPDGPSAPVEVKPIDGGALLQVTDRLQADGDDPANWTLATGEALDADEIQQLAFAWKACRAVKSNAILLAKDGASVGVGMGQVNRVDSAKLAVERAGAERAQGSYAASDAFFPFPDGLEILTEAGVKAVVQPGGSVRDELVVEAAQKAGITMYFTGTRHFFH encoded by the coding sequence GTGACCGCCGAGAGCAACAAGCGGCCCCTTCGCCGGGCGCTCGTCAGCGTCTACGACAAGACCGGTCTCGAGGAGCTCGCGCGCGGGCTCCACGAGGCCGGGGTCGAGCTCGTCTCCACCGGCTCCACCGCTGCGAAGATCGCCGCCGCCGGCGTCCCCGTCACCAAGGTCGAGGAGCTGACCGGCTTCCCCGAGTGCCTGGACGGCCGGGTCAAGACACTGCACCCGCGCGTGCACGCCGGCATCCTCGCCGACCTGCGCCTGGAGGACCACCAGCGGCAGCTCGCCGAGCTGGGTGTCGAGCCGTTCGACCTCGTCGTCGTCAACCTCTACCCGTTCCGTGAGACCGTCGCCTCCGGCGCCTCGCCCGACGAGTGCGTGGAGCAGATCGACATCGGCGGTCCGTCGATGGTCCGGGCCGCCGCCAAGAACCACCCGTCCGTCGCGGTCGTCACCAGCCCCGCCCGCTACGCCGACGTGCTCGAGGCCGTCCGGGGCGGCGGCTTCGACCTCGCCACCCGCAAGCGGCTCGCCGCCGAGGCCTTCCAGCACACGGCCGCCTACGACGTCGCCGTCGCCTCCTGGTTCGCCTCCTCCTACGCGCCCGTCGACGAGTCGCAGTTCCCCGACTTCCTCGGCGCCACCTGGGAGCGCGAGCACACCCTGCGCTACGGCGAGAACCCGCACCAGCCCGCCGCGCTGTACGTCTCCGGCACGGGCGGCCTCGCCGAGGCCGAGCAGCTGCACGGCAAGGAGATGTCGTACAACAACTACACGGACACGGACGCCGCCCGTCGTGCCGCGTACGACCACGCCGAGCCGTGCGTCGCGATCATCAAGCACGCCAACCCCTGCGGCATCGCGGTGGGCGCGGACGTCGCCGAGGCGCACCGCAAGGCGCACGCCTGCGACCCGCTGTCGGCGTTCGGTGGTGTGATCGCGGTCAACCGCCCGGTCAGCAAGGAGATGGCCGAGCAGGTCGCGGAGATCTTCACCGAGGTCATCGTCGCGCCGGACTACGAGGACGGCGCCCTGGAGGCCCTCACCAAGAAGAAGAACATCCGCGTGCTGCGCTGCCCCGACGGGCCCTCCGCCCCGGTCGAGGTCAAGCCGATCGACGGCGGCGCGCTGCTCCAGGTCACCGACCGGCTCCAGGCCGACGGCGACGACCCGGCCAACTGGACGCTGGCGACCGGCGAGGCGCTGGACGCCGACGAAATCCAGCAGCTCGCCTTCGCCTGGAAGGCCTGCCGCGCGGTGAAGTCCAACGCGATCCTGCTCGCCAAGGACGGTGCCTCGGTGGGCGTCGGCATGGGGCAGGTCAACCGGGTCGACTCCGCGAAGCTGGCGGTGGAGCGGGCGGGCGCCGAGCGTGCGCAGGGCTCCTACGCGGCCTCCGACGCGTTCTTCCCCTTCCCGGACGGCCTGGAGATCCTCACCGAGGCCGGTGTGAAGGCCGTGGTCCAGCCCGGCGGTTCGGTCCGTGACGAACTGGTCGTCGAGGCCGCGCAGAAGGCCGGCATCACGATGTACTTCACCGGGACGCGGCACTTCTTCCACTGA
- the sucC gene encoding ADP-forming succinate--CoA ligase subunit beta has product MDLFEYQARDLFAKHDVPVLAGEVIDTPEAARAATERLGGKSVVKAQVKVGGRGKAGGVKLAATPDEAVEHATNILGMDIKGHTVHKVMIAETAPEIVEEYYVSFLLDRANRTFLSIASVEGGMEIEEVAATRPEAVAKTPIDANEGVTEAKAREIVEAAKFPAEVADKVVNVLVKLWDTFIKEDALLVEVNPLAKVASGDVIALDGKVSLDENAEFRQPEHEALQDKDAANPLEAAAKAKNLNYVKLDGEVGIIGNGAGLVMSTLDVVAYAGEKHGGVKPANFLDIGGGASAAVMANGLEIILGDPDVKSVFVNVFGGITACDEVANGIVQALQLLKDKGEEVTKPLVVRLDGNNAELGRKILSDANHPLVQRVDTMDGAADKAAELAAAK; this is encoded by the coding sequence GTGGACCTGTTCGAGTACCAGGCGAGGGACCTCTTCGCCAAGCACGATGTACCGGTGCTGGCCGGTGAAGTCATCGACACGCCTGAGGCGGCCCGCGCAGCCACCGAGCGCCTCGGTGGCAAGTCCGTCGTCAAGGCCCAGGTGAAGGTCGGTGGCCGTGGCAAGGCCGGCGGCGTGAAGCTCGCCGCCACCCCCGACGAGGCGGTCGAGCACGCGACCAACATCCTCGGCATGGACATCAAGGGCCACACGGTCCACAAGGTGATGATCGCCGAGACGGCCCCGGAGATCGTCGAGGAGTACTACGTCTCCTTCCTCCTGGACCGTGCCAACCGCACCTTCCTCTCCATCGCGTCCGTCGAGGGCGGCATGGAGATCGAGGAGGTGGCGGCCACCCGCCCCGAGGCCGTCGCCAAGACGCCGATCGACGCCAACGAGGGCGTGACCGAGGCCAAGGCCCGCGAGATCGTCGAGGCCGCCAAGTTCCCGGCCGAGGTCGCCGACAAGGTCGTGAACGTCCTCGTCAAGCTGTGGGACACCTTCATCAAGGAGGACGCCCTCCTGGTCGAGGTCAACCCGCTGGCCAAGGTCGCCTCCGGTGACGTCATCGCCCTGGACGGCAAGGTCTCCCTGGACGAGAACGCCGAGTTCCGCCAGCCGGAGCACGAGGCCCTCCAGGACAAGGACGCGGCGAACCCGCTCGAGGCCGCCGCCAAGGCGAAGAACCTCAACTACGTCAAGCTCGACGGCGAGGTCGGCATCATCGGCAACGGCGCGGGTCTCGTCATGAGCACCCTGGACGTCGTCGCCTACGCCGGTGAGAAGCACGGTGGCGTCAAGCCCGCCAACTTCCTCGACATCGGTGGTGGCGCCTCCGCCGCCGTCATGGCGAACGGCCTGGAGATCATCCTCGGCGACCCGGACGTCAAGTCCGTGTTCGTCAACGTCTTCGGTGGCATCACCGCCTGTGACGAGGTCGCCAACGGCATCGTGCAGGCGCTGCAGCTGCTCAAGGACAAGGGCGAGGAAGTCACCAAGCCCCTCGTTGTCCGTCTCGACGGCAACAACGCCGAGCTGGGTCGCAAGATCCTCTCCGACGCCAACCACCCGCTGGTGCAGCGCGTGGACACCATGGACGGCGCGGCCGACAAGGCCGCCGAGCTCGCGGCTGCGAAGTAA
- a CDS encoding DUF6350 family protein: MAGVIDMTARRRPASPLLTRMRDRSPGLTGALTGGAVAAGLGLASFAVPAMLLWITSPYPDSGPGGALHVAAALWLLAHGAELVRADTLAGVPAPVGVPPLLLLALPVWLLHRAARDATDGGAGGEADGSAEDIVEPADIEVVAEPPPVSARIAWTGVVLGYLAVAAPAALYAAGGALRPSWLWTGVYVPLVAVVAAGAGVWSAYGRPGGPLRLLLGVLPARVRPLVLGPDGRPGVAARAAAAGTAVLLAGGALLVALSLVGHGAAAQAALLRLTEGWSGRFAVLLLCAALVPNAAVWGAAYALGPGFALGVGHVVSPLSSAPAPFLPPFPLLAAVPEAGEGRLVHWAAAGTVPVVAGVVVGWVVAQEAASGEGGGTRPGGGRGVVWSPGRTARAAALAAVLCAAVLAGLAALAGGPLGVTVLARFGPVWWQVGTATLAWLVLVAVPTAMTVRACRCRAPQADGPSIGKQRDEPAGGAARGGHLRKGSHRRGWFTHTKIAGIAGVAGGALDGASPPDGPAKPRTSSATPDALHAFHGLRDQDDTPFEPYDFLPADPAPEPYDVLPPPDPTAGPDTP; this comes from the coding sequence ATGGCGGGCGTGATCGACATGACCGCTCGCCGACGTCCGGCCTCGCCCCTGTTGACCCGCATGCGCGACCGTTCGCCCGGACTGACCGGCGCCCTCACGGGTGGTGCGGTCGCGGCGGGCCTCGGGCTCGCGTCGTTCGCCGTGCCGGCGATGCTGCTGTGGATCACCTCGCCGTACCCGGACAGCGGGCCCGGCGGCGCGCTGCACGTGGCGGCGGCGCTGTGGCTGCTGGCCCACGGAGCCGAACTCGTCCGCGCCGACACGCTCGCCGGCGTCCCCGCCCCCGTGGGCGTCCCGCCGCTGCTGCTGCTCGCGCTGCCGGTGTGGCTGCTGCACCGGGCGGCGAGAGATGCCACGGACGGCGGGGCGGGGGGCGAGGCCGACGGCAGCGCCGAGGACATCGTGGAGCCGGCGGACATCGAGGTGGTCGCGGAACCGCCGCCGGTCTCGGCCCGCATCGCCTGGACGGGCGTCGTCCTCGGCTACCTCGCCGTCGCCGCGCCCGCCGCCCTGTACGCCGCCGGCGGTGCGCTGCGGCCGTCGTGGCTGTGGACCGGGGTGTACGTGCCGCTGGTCGCCGTGGTGGCCGCCGGAGCGGGCGTGTGGTCGGCGTACGGCCGTCCGGGCGGGCCGCTGCGGCTGCTGCTGGGCGTGCTGCCGGCGCGGGTACGGCCGCTGGTCCTCGGGCCGGACGGGCGCCCGGGTGTCGCCGCCAGGGCGGCGGCCGCCGGGACGGCGGTACTCCTCGCGGGCGGTGCGCTGCTGGTGGCGTTGTCGCTGGTGGGGCACGGCGCGGCGGCCCAGGCGGCGTTGCTGCGGCTGACGGAGGGGTGGTCGGGGCGGTTCGCGGTGCTGCTGCTGTGTGCGGCCCTGGTACCGAACGCGGCGGTGTGGGGCGCCGCCTACGCCCTCGGCCCCGGCTTCGCCCTCGGCGTCGGCCATGTCGTCAGCCCGCTGTCCTCCGCGCCGGCTCCGTTCCTGCCGCCGTTCCCGCTGCTGGCGGCGGTGCCGGAGGCGGGTGAGGGGCGGCTGGTGCACTGGGCGGCGGCCGGGACCGTGCCGGTGGTCGCCGGGGTGGTCGTCGGCTGGGTCGTGGCACAGGAGGCGGCCTCCGGGGAGGGCGGCGGGACGCGGCCGGGCGGCGGGCGGGGTGTCGTCTGGTCGCCGGGGCGCACCGCCCGTGCCGCCGCCCTCGCGGCCGTGCTGTGCGCGGCCGTGCTCGCGGGGCTCGCCGCGCTGGCGGGCGGGCCGCTCGGGGTCACCGTCCTGGCCCGCTTCGGGCCGGTGTGGTGGCAGGTGGGTACGGCGACACTGGCGTGGCTGGTGCTGGTGGCCGTCCCGACGGCGATGACCGTACGGGCCTGTCGATGCCGGGCGCCCCAGGCGGACGGGCCGAGTATCGGCAAACAGCGGGACGAACCGGCCGGGGGCGCCGCGCGGGGCGGACACCTACGGAAGGGCTCGCACCGCCGGGGTTGGTTCACCCATACCAAAATCGCCGGGATCGCCGGAGTCGCCGGGGGCGCCCTGGACGGTGCCTCCCCGCCCGACGGGCCAGCCAAGCCGAGGACCTCGTCCGCCACACCGGACGCCCTCCACGCCTTCCACGGCCTCCGGGACCAGGACGACACCCCATTCGAACCGTACGACTTCCTGCCGGCCGACCCGGCCCCCGAGCCCTACGACGTCCTGCCCCCGCCCGACCCCACCGCCGGGCCGGACACCCCCTGA
- a CDS encoding VWA domain-containing protein → MTAEVTDPAQERLRRWRLVLGGDAADGTGCELSGRDAAMDGALTALYGKGEKPQGGRDRSAGLGASAPSVARWLGDIRTYFPSSVVQVMQRDAIDRLGLATLLLEPEMLEAVEADVHLVGTLLSLNKAMPETTKETARAVVRKVVEDLEKRLATRTRATLTGALDRSARINRPRHHDIDWNRTIAANLKHYLPEYRTIVPERLIGYGRASQSTKKEVILCIDQSGSMAASVVYASVFGAVLASMRTISTRLVVFDTAVVDLTDQLDDPVDVLFGTQLGGGTDINRALAYCQSQITRPAETVVVLISDLYEGGIRDEMLKRVAAMKASGVQFVTLLALSDEGAPAYDREHAAALAALGAPAFACTPDLFPEVMAAAIEKRPLPIPDAA, encoded by the coding sequence ATGACGGCCGAGGTGACGGATCCGGCGCAGGAGCGGTTGCGGCGGTGGCGGCTCGTACTCGGAGGCGACGCGGCGGACGGCACCGGGTGCGAACTCTCCGGGCGGGACGCGGCGATGGACGGAGCGCTCACCGCGCTCTACGGAAAGGGGGAGAAGCCGCAGGGGGGCCGGGACCGTTCGGCGGGGCTCGGGGCCTCGGCGCCGTCCGTGGCGCGCTGGCTCGGGGACATCCGGACGTACTTCCCGTCCTCCGTCGTACAGGTCATGCAGCGCGATGCCATCGACCGGCTCGGTCTCGCCACGCTCCTGCTGGAGCCGGAGATGCTCGAGGCGGTGGAGGCCGACGTGCACCTCGTCGGCACGCTGCTGTCGCTCAACAAGGCCATGCCCGAGACGACGAAGGAGACGGCACGGGCCGTCGTGCGCAAGGTCGTCGAGGACCTGGAGAAGCGGCTCGCCACGCGCACCCGCGCCACCCTCACCGGCGCCCTCGACCGCAGCGCCAGGATCAACCGGCCCCGCCATCACGACATCGACTGGAACCGCACGATCGCGGCCAACCTCAAGCACTACCTGCCCGAGTACCGAACGATCGTGCCGGAGCGGCTCATCGGGTACGGGCGGGCGTCCCAGTCCACGAAGAAGGAGGTCATCCTCTGTATCGATCAGTCGGGATCCATGGCGGCATCGGTCGTGTACGCATCGGTGTTCGGAGCGGTGCTCGCCTCGATGCGGACGATCTCCACGCGACTCGTCGTCTTCGACACGGCGGTCGTCGACCTCACGGACCAGCTCGACGACCCCGTCGACGTCCTGTTCGGGACACAGCTCGGCGGCGGCACGGACATCAACCGGGCGCTCGCCTACTGCCAGTCGCAGATCACCCGGCCCGCGGAGACGGTGGTCGTGCTGATCAGTGACCTCTACGAGGGAGGCATCCGGGACGAGATGCTCAAGCGGGTCGCGGCGATGAAGGCCTCGGGGGTGCAGTTCGTGACGCTGCTCGCCCTCTCCGACGAGGGGGCACCGGCGTACGACCGGGAGCACGCGGCCGCGCTCGCCGCCCTGGGAGCACCGGCGTTCGCCTGCACGCCCGATCTGTTCCCCGAGGTGATGGCGGCGGCGATCGAGAAGCGTCCGCTGCCGATACCGGATGCGGCGTGA
- a CDS encoding ALF repeat-containing protein, whose translation MRPTRGALIVAAVLTPALLLATPALAAGAAPAAPAVTATAGTDGTPVDEMSEDDLRIAILRIIADEDSGRGVVREANEALDGTVEDMREFLKTGYRLAQAEDDRVAIARILADPDSGRGVKREAGKALDVNTPEALRAFLETGYRLAQAEDDRVAIARILADPTISDALRAAAEDAIDGTPEELRYFLEVGRYEVDG comes from the coding sequence ATGAGACCCACCCGCGGTGCCCTGATCGTCGCCGCCGTCCTGACGCCGGCCCTCCTGCTCGCCACCCCGGCCCTCGCGGCCGGCGCGGCCCCGGCGGCCCCCGCCGTGACCGCCACGGCGGGGACGGACGGCACGCCGGTGGACGAGATGTCGGAGGACGATCTGCGGATCGCGATCCTCCGCATCATCGCCGACGAGGACAGCGGACGAGGCGTCGTCAGGGAGGCCAACGAGGCCCTCGACGGCACCGTGGAGGACATGCGGGAGTTCCTGAAGACGGGCTACCGCCTCGCCCAGGCCGAGGACGACCGCGTCGCCATCGCCCGCATCCTGGCCGACCCGGACTCCGGCCGGGGCGTCAAGCGGGAAGCGGGCAAGGCCCTCGACGTGAACACCCCGGAGGCCCTGCGGGCGTTCCTGGAGACCGGCTACCGCCTCGCCCAGGCCGAGGACGACCGCGTCGCCATCGCCCGCATCCTGGCCGACCCGACGATCAGCGACGCGCTCCGGGCCGCCGCGGAGGACGCCATCGACGGCACTCCGGAGGAGCTTCGGTACTTCCTGGAGGTCGGGCGGTACGAGGTCGACGGCTGA